Proteins found in one Scardovia inopinata JCM 12537 genomic segment:
- a CDS encoding LytR/AlgR family response regulator transcription factor — protein MLTVAIVEDDKGASNRLKACLKEYEKGHGIQFSLETFPDPRAFLDPYEARYDIVFMDIEMPGMNGLEAARHLRQLDQSVALIFVTNLAQYASQGYEVNALDYIVKPFTYADFERKMNRAVKTRQDSSHSIVISQRGYAQRVLVRNIVYIDVHRHDLRYHLENRTINSLGSMQEAEESLSSLGFLRCGRQFLVNSRHIDSIEGSQLILSTGQKLPVGRAYRKSFLTDFARILGSGYAG, from the coding sequence CCGTCTGAAAGCCTGCCTGAAAGAGTATGAGAAGGGGCATGGTATTCAGTTTTCCCTGGAAACTTTTCCCGATCCCAGGGCTTTTCTGGACCCCTATGAAGCCCGGTATGACATTGTTTTTATGGATATAGAAATGCCGGGAATGAATGGACTGGAAGCAGCCCGTCACCTGCGTCAGCTTGATCAGTCTGTTGCCTTAATTTTTGTGACCAACCTAGCCCAGTATGCCTCTCAGGGTTATGAGGTCAATGCTTTGGATTACATCGTTAAACCTTTTACCTATGCTGATTTTGAACGAAAGATGAATCGGGCAGTAAAAACCCGTCAGGACAGTTCCCACAGCATTGTCATCAGCCAGCGCGGATACGCCCAGAGAGTGCTGGTGCGCAACATTGTGTACATCGATGTTCACCGGCATGATCTGCGCTACCATCTGGAGAACCGGACGATTAATTCTCTGGGATCCATGCAGGAGGCAGAGGAATCCCTTTCTTCTTTGGGCTTTCTGCGCTGCGGTCGTCAATTTTTAGTGAATTCACGCCATATAGATTCTATTGAGGGCAGCCAGCTGATTCTATCCACTGGGCAGAAGCTTCCTGTAGGCAGGGCTTATAGGAAGTCTTTCCTGACTGATTTTGCCAGGATTCTGGGGAGCGGTTATGCTGGTTGA